A region of Microtus ochrogaster isolate Prairie Vole_2 linkage group LG1, MicOch1.0, whole genome shotgun sequence DNA encodes the following proteins:
- the LOC101991570 gene encoding sulfotransferase 1 family member D1, with the protein MDKKLDIFRRELVDVQGIPLFWSIAEQWSEVESFEARPDDLLISTYPKSGTTWISEILDLIYNNGDAEKCKRDAIYKRVPFMELIIPGLSNGIELLKNMQSPRLVKTHLPVQLLPSSFWKNDCKMVYVARNAKDVAVSYYYFYQMAKMHPEPGTWEEFLDKFMAGQVGFGSWYDHVKGWWEKRKDYRILYLFYEDMKEDPKCEIKKLLKFLEKDVPEEIINKILYHSSFNVMKENPSANYTTMNKEEMDHSVSPFMRKGISGDWKNQFTVAQYEKFEEDYVKKMKESTLKFRSEI; encoded by the exons ATGGATAAGAAACTGGATATCTTCAGGAGGGAATTAGTGGATGTTCAAGGGATCCCTCTCTTCTGGAGCATTGCTGAGCAGTGGTCAGAAGTGGAGTCATTTGAAGCCCGGCCTGATGATCTTTTGATCTCCACCTATCCCAAATCTG GGACAACCTGGATCAGTGAAATATTGGATTTGATTTATAACAATGGAGATGCAGAGAAGTGTAAACGGGATGCCATCTACAAGCGAGTGCCGTTCATGGAGCTTATAATTCCAGGATTGTCAAATG GTATCGAACTGTTGAAAAACATGCAGTCTCCTCGACTCGTGAAAACTCATCTCCCAgttcaacttcttccttcctcattttGGAAAAATGACTGCAAG ATGGTCTATGTGGCACGGAATGCCAAAGACGTGGCTGTTTCTTACTATTATTTCTACCAAATGGCCAAAATGCACCCAGAGCCTGGCACCTGGGAGGAGTTCCTTGATAAATTCATGGCTGGACAAG TGGGTTTTGGTTCCTGGTATGATCATGTGAAGGGCtggtgggagaaaagaaaagattaccGTATCCTTTATCTATTTTATGAAGATATGAAAGAA GATCCAAagtgtgaaattaaaaaattattaaagtttcTAGAGAAAGATGTACcagaagaaattataaataaaatcctCTACCATAGCTCTTTTAATGTAATGAAGGAGAATCCTAGTGCAAATTATACCACTATGAACAAAGAGGAGATGGACCATTCTGTGTCACCATTCATGAGGAAAG GTATTTCCGGTGACTGGAAGAATCAGTTTACCGTAGCCCAGTATGAGAAATTTGAAGAAGATTAtgtcaagaaaatgaaagagtcaACACTTAAGTTTAGATCAGAAATCTAG